Genomic segment of Tiliqua scincoides isolate rTilSci1 chromosome 1, rTilSci1.hap2, whole genome shotgun sequence:
CTTGCCCACCAAACTGCAGACCTGATGGGAAGCTGCCATTGGTGTCAATGGAGGTTCTCTCCTAGGGTTGATAGCAACTTTGGGAACATGATTTTTGTGAGAACCACAGAATGGCAGAAAAGTGTTAAATGCCACCTCTCCACGCTGTCAACTGTAGAGAAGCAAAACCAACATTGGACCAATGGTTTGGCTCTGTATAAGCCAAGGTAGCTTCACATGTAAGCTTTTTCCTCCGAAATGTATGCACATttaggcagggcctatgagaggaattttagcaggggggtacagtttcttctgggccccttcccaaagaggaaggggggcaatgggggcaggcagaaatggggggggaatagggcaggggagggtgctgacagccacaatagactttggagctcaggtctactaggcttcttgatgcagagtccaggtctacctgaccatgaggcgttagcagctagataaagtaatatggaaaaccaaacacacctaagtctctctaaaatttttgagatgccaaagagctcctgtagcaggccagtttccttcagATTTGACACTAAggaaggtcatggatgcattcctgggcctggtgtgtatggcttgcagcagtagttAACACTgtatgcacatggttgtgccccagcactATGCACTTGCAGTTaattcaggtaagataggaaaatgtcaggtcccaggaactttctgggccccctttctgaccctgggcccgggtacaaattaccccctttacccccctctcctaggctctgcatttaggtcacaatcctagCAGACCACTGCCCTGTCAGAACTTGTGTCGTAACATGCTGGAACAACAAGTGTCTTTCTTTCTCCTGAATTTAGCCATTTGCTTCATATGTATGAGCATCAAAAGCAGTTATATTGTgagggttttatttatttttttttttaggtttacAGACTTACAGACTTTCTGGGCTTCCTATAGCAGCTGCTCCTTCTCTTGTAGTCTGTTCCCTTAAACATTTTCATATAGGATGCTGTGGAATTAAAATGATAAgctagcagcagtggcatagctagagggggcgcaaagcacccttttttgcaaaacaaagttctgcagggagcctcaaagCAGTGTTCAAGCACCCCCTCCCTGgttgcctcagttttgctcccaccacctggaatggctgtgaaggggaggggccgcttgcacgccacaatgaggctccctgcaaaacttagagctttgcaccccttcttgctatgccactggccaacACGATCTATGCAAATTGTATTTATgtcaaatgcaaaagaaaaaaaaagataccgAAGGAAACAGAAGCAGTAAATTATGTAGGCTGAATGTAGAAGATCTCTGTATATTGGAAAAATTTAAGTGCTTATGAATTTACTGAAGTGTGTAAGACCGATAAAAATATGTCATATTTGCATTTTCTCTTATTAAACTCTAAGAGAGGCCAttttgtaaagaaaaacaaaacaaaacaaaattattattattattattcatatatttcaatattgcttttcaacaaaaaaagttcatgaaGTGGTTGTGGTAATAATttaaccctttttaaaaactgaaggaAATAGAGATCTGATATTCATGTCTTAATAAAAATCTCCCTTTAAGAGACTGCtgtttctctagagcaggggtgctcacacttttttggctcgagagctactttgaaacccagcaaggcccggagatctaccagagttttttttttacaatgttcgtgccatcataacatataacatttatgtgtacaatgtatgttggtgtaccttgagccccactgagtataacaggacttactcctgagtagacatgcctaggattaggctgtgaggctgcaatcctagccacacttacctgggagtaagccccattgagtacaatgggccttactcccggcgtttcctcccagaggcacctgaaggggggggggtcggcactccacgatctactcattttgcctcgcgatctaccggtagatcgcaatccacctattgagcacccctgctctagagattgCGACATTCTTCTGCAAAGTGCAAAAATAAAGGCAGAGATGGCGGTCGCATGCCCAACAAAGCACAAGTGAGGCAAAATAGAGGAAGTGGCACTCTCAAGGTGGCATAGGGAGTCTATGTCTCTCAAAGACATAGAGGAAGTGGTACTCTCTGGAAGCACATCTGTGGGTTTATGATTCCTGGAAATTAGGTCAGGTTTAGAGCAACGGACAATACCCAGGAACGAAAAACTGGGGAAGTGAAAATGAGGGGTGAAGAGAGAAAGTGCTCTGTCCTTTCCATTTTGTAGAACACTCTGAGGTTTAAAGAAATAGAGGCATCTCATGCTTTAGTGTTATACCTCTTTACATTACATTTTGCATCTTGCACCTAAAATATATGTAAAATGAAAATGTGCAATTTGTAAATAATGCTGTGTCTAAGCACATGTAGTCCATAGTTGGAAAGCACTTTCTGCAACAACTTTACTTAGGGGATGGGAATCCTATTGTATTAGAGTCTGTTTAGACACACACAAAATACCCCCTCGcaccattttttttgtttgtttatacagtGCATCTCAAGAAACTGTACACATATGTTACAGGGTCGAATGAATCATACTACAATTCACATATATACTGcatgtacacagaagcagtttctTGATCCTGTGAGCAAGTGAATGAGTGAGACCAAGcgctcaaaatgttccccatacatctcttcaattgcttccctgaGATGTCCAAGTGCTGcgggttttctacaatgaaggaTGTATGAATTGGAGCTCATTAAAATGGGTATACATGTTTTTTGAGACATCCTgtctttgtgcatgtgtgtgcgcatgtgtgagTGAAAATTTTGAATTTATATTCAATTtaggggctgcccactgccccttctccagcactggcacaataAAACCATTGTCTGGAAAGGCCTTTAGGTGATATTACAGAAGCAATATGGCTCAGCATGTaatcaggttttttgtttttttctgctcgTTAGCTTTGCTATACTAATCTTAGCCAAGCTCCTTTTGTTTTCCTCTGCATTTATCCGTTTGCTTCATATGCTTGAGTGCATGCGTGTGTTTTCTGTGTCTCTCCTTTTGAGAAGGGCTACTGGATTTCTCTGCAGTGATTATATTGTTTTCAATTCTTGAAAACAGCTACAAGGCTACTCTGGTCTAGCAATCCTCCACAGGCTCGGCACTGGAATCTGAAAGCAAGGCATTCTCAGACCCTACCAGGAAGCACAAACAAATCCCAGTGAATGACTCACTTGGCTTATATTGATTCCAGGGAGCAAGCAGACCATACTGATGCATCTGTCTGAAAAAAATCATATAAATACGTGATCCTATCTTGTTTTTCCAAGAGATGCACTATGAACACTTTTCATGCCCACCATTTCTTGTccacccaagacctcctgatggcTGAGGtgacataccaaatgctgccctccttacccaatgatatgccaacctctgttcctcccactcagCACTCCCTTCacccttccttttcccttcttccttttctaattccgggagtggaaggagaagggggagcagcagaggcaggtaggggggcagagatgggtgGGTCCCTACCCGCTGAGGCAACCACCACTTGGCTTTATGGAGGAGCTGGCCCTGAGCTGAACGCAGCTACAACCGCTTCAAACCAGCTCTCTTCAAATTCAGGGAGCGATTCATTTTTCTGGCTACACAGTCCTGACGCCTATGGCACCAGACCTTGGTGCCTATCAAAGGTTGTGAGCCTGAAACTGAGCAGTTTCATCAGTGGAAAATGATGATTGTTTCATCAATTAAATTAAGAAGTCCATCTCCAAGATGCTAATCCAAATCAGGCACAATGTGAACAGACTCAGAAATTACAGTCAGAAATTGCAAACTGGCATTATTCCACAGagactggaaaatggaagataTTGACAGCCTTCCAGTGAATGATTCAGAGCTGTGGCCTCACCTGTAGTTTCATCAGTAAACCTGAAACCACAATGTACAACATCAACATTATGGTGTCTGTACAAGAGACGGAAGCTGTTAGAAGGAATTTCTCTTCAGCACTTTATTGTCAACCTGGGAGTTCTACAAAATGTGGCTGTGAATTTGGGGCAGATTAGGGGAACTTTTGGAAGGTTAAATAAAGGGCATCACATGGACTCAGGACCATACAATGCCTAATGAAAGTGACTTTTGTAGAGGAAATGTGGGGAATCTCACATGTAGCTTAGCTGCACATGTAACAGCCATAGATGTCAGTATCTACCTTGTATACACAGTTCTTTCTCAGAGTTTTTAACAAGAACAATTAAATGTAGACATTTCATCAGTGAATATCACACTCCATTGATTCAAGCTACAAAGCAGAACATTTTTTTGACAAAGAGTGAGTTGAAAAATATGCTTTACaaggattaattaattaattaacagtacttatataccgcttttcaaccacttCACAATCCAATCAACCTTCCCTATTTAGCCAAACAGCCAAAAGGCATTATTAGTCTGAGCTACAGGGCAATCCCTGGTCACACTGCTTGGCTATCAAACATCTGTTTCCCCCAAAAGAAAAGGCTTGCATCCTTTACATTTGAAGAATTCCATGTTTTCCCTGTGACACCAAGCTCTGCCCCAAGCTTCTGTTGTTTGCTGACTCACATGATGAATCCCAATGGACAACAGGTCCAGTGTATACTGCAATTTGGACCCGAAAGGCATTCAGAAATCTGGCATTAGCTCAAATTAGCTCTTAAAAACTGAGCTATCTAGGAAGGTTAACAGGGTTCATGAGTTTGTCACACTTCTATCTCACATCCTAATTGTCACCTCAGCTTTCTAAAAACAGACAACAAAATGGCTTGGAGTCCTCTGTTTCAGATGCTCCCACTTTTTCCCATGTCAACCTCCCAAGGGGCAGAGTCTAATTAAAAACAGTCAAAATCATtagccagcaccactgcattgtcCTCCTCTCTTGATATAGCTTCCCATATGTCACATATTGTAGGCATACAAGACCTGCTTATGGTAAAATAAGACAGTGAATCTAAAATGATCTGGCCTCAAACATTCACTACAACCCCTTTGTCAAGTTCTGCAGACAAAATGCTTGTAGCTTTTGATCAGAGTATGATGAAACAGAAATTAATTCCCCACTGATGTGAAGAAAGCTTTTGAAATAGGTAGTCCAAGGAACACTAGTCAGGATACAATCTGCCTGTGTTTTTGAAAATAGGTTGCATGGGGAAGCAGAAAGCTTCAAACAGTGTAATTTGTGCTTCAAACAGGATCAGCCAAGACAATAAGTTGCACGCAAATCACAGGAAAGGCTGTAGTTCAGTATCAGAGCACATGGCTTGTaagcagaaggtcccatgtttaatccccagcatctcttagtgcagcagagaaaaattcctgcttaAGAGCCACTATGCTGAtctagatgggccagtggtctgattcagtataagacagTTTCCTTAAGCAGTTACAAAAACTACTTGTTTTTACACAGCAGCTTTAGGTTTCAGCCAATACCTTTTAAATAGTGGCTCATGCAAACAAAGGCCAGACTCTCATTTACAAATTAACCAGAACAGCAGTCATGGATCAAACCAATGGTTCATCTAAGtgaacacagagtctctcaaagGGGTCAAGACCAGATACTTTAGAGCAGGTCTGTTCAGCTggtgacccaccaagctgaacGCAGCCCATTGCCTATGCACTGTATGGCCTACCAGGTGATTGGCAAGGCCCCATCATGTCATGGGAGCCACAAAAACAGATATGGGGTgaaatcctaagcccttatgtcagtgctttccagcacttgcgtagtggtgccaatgggacgtgtgctgcatcctgcagttgggtgtcactcatggaggcctcctcaaagtaagggaatgtttgttcccttacctcagagctgcattgcccttaagtcagtgctggaaggcactggcataaggggttaggattgcacccgtaatGAGCTGCTTGTACATTGCTAGTGGGCTGCATTCAACCTGATAGATCACCAGTTGTGCAAGCTTGTTTATGTGAAAGTGTACCAACAGTGTGGTGAGAGCTGGAGGAGGCAACCTTTGCAAATCCAGTAGTCATTTCTATTCCTATTCTCCATTTAGTTTGTCTAGACCATTTTGTAAATCCCCCACtcatatgctctctctctctctctctctctctctctctctctctctctcttatacaAGAGAACCCCACATTTGCACACTGTGTATAAAACAAGTCTTGTGTTAAGTGGCTGCATCCTTTTTATAGGAACTGTTTCTTGATAATTTTTCCAAAGCCTGTTCACACTTTTGTtttggaggggctgcttgcatgccgtagtgaggctccctgcaaaacttagtgctttgcaccccctctagttacgccactgctttGTCCTTCCTTCATCATTGCTCTTAAAAGCCATCAAGTCTTGGTCTGTAGTCCTGAGAATAGATATTTTAGACATATGGCTTGCAGCCATAATCTCGTCTGCCTAACCGTGCATAGGAGGTTTCACATTCCAGGCAAATTgttgattctcccccccccccccgcatctttTCCATACAGTAAGCAAACTTGAGCATGTTTACGGAGAATTTTACTGCTTACTCCTTAGCAAGTGTGCTGGGGATCACAGCACAAATCCTTTTTTTGGAAATGAGGATAAGTGGAACCATACACTATAGTAAAGGATGCTCACTCTTTGTTTGAACCTCATGAGACAGTCAGAAGCCCATTTGCACACACACAATTCAAGAGGTCCTTAGAGAGAGTGAGAAATCCTTAATGGGACTTGAAAGCGCTTAGAGGTGGCTGAATCTGACCCAATCTAAACTGTACATAAGTTGtccaaaacaggatgggggggaaCGTGATTACAATTTCAAAATGATCTACTAACAAAAACAGCCTCCCTAATAAACTATTACTGATAGCTAAATGAAGCCTCCATGCTCAGAGACAGTGTATCTGAGTATCAAATGCTGGTGATGGAATACAAAGGAGTACTATGGCTTTCATGCCCTGCTACTGACCTCCACAAAATACAGGACTAGATGAATCCAGCTATGCAAACTAAAAGCCATTGTTTCATTCAGCGTTGTCCTCTTTTGCTCTCACTCTGATCAGGACAAGCACTAATGTGGGAATCCACATTTAGTCACTCCAGACCATATCTGAAAAGTTGAAAAGTGGGTTCTttcagccagggctggcccaagacatcctgatgcctgagatgtgtgtcaaatgctgccccctttacacgctgatgtgtcagcctctgctcctctgagtCCACCCCTCacatctcctcttctccacacttctgtgtttcccccccccttcctattcCATTCCACAGGGCAGGGTAGGAGGATCAGTGGAAGTGAGCAGGAGAAAGGAAGTGGACACCCTCTGCTAGTCTGCTGCCTTCAGCTGGCCACATGGATGGGCAGTCAAGCCTGCTCTCAGTCAAGCCTTGCAGATTCATCCCTGGATTTCAAAGAAGAGTTGCACATTTTGTGGCCTGTGAGTCATCTGTTCGATTCAAGTTTTACTTCCCTATTATGCTGATGAAGCAAAATGCACAAAAAGGAAATGGCGCATTTTCCTTTCTTAGATCTTTTCTAATCTGTCTGTGCAAATTAGGAGTGATCTAAATATTCTATAGTTCTGCCAGTTTCCTTTTACATAGGAAACTATATACTACTGTAGGTAAGTTTTCAAAAGTAGACAATCAAGGAGAAACTTTTTTTATGACCCCAAATAGAAGCATTAAAAGATCAGAAAAAACCAAACCCCTTTGATGTCTCATTTAAGTTTGCAATTACACACAACTTTTTTGGAAGTACTGTACGTACTTTCCAGAAACCTTGCACAGGGCTGGGCTGCAAACACGTGGCGTAGCTAGAGCGGGGGCGAAGCGCTAAGTCTTGCAAGAAgcttccctgcagcatgcaagcagtccctctcctttggagccattccaggcaggaggggcaaaacagaggtgtatgcctggctctgaagggcaggaggaggagccccttGCCCGCTGGGGTggggctcccttcaaaacttaggacTTTGTACCCCCacgagctacaccactggctgtgaTGAACTAGGAAAGAGAATTCAGAGTCGTGGTGGCTTGAAAATGCCTGAAAAAATTATACGactgtcagtggcgtagctagagggggggaaagcactacgttttgcagggagcctcaccgcggcgtgcaagggacccctccctttcACAGCCATTCCATGCGGGAGGAGCAAACCAGAGGCGTACGCCTGCCTCCGAATGGGGCCCCCTTGCGCGCTGCGGTGAAGCTCTCTGCAagactgagtgctctgcccccctctagctacgccactgcactgcGCCCTCCCTGACGAAGCCCTGGCGCGCAGCCGCCTCcgtccagccagccagccggccgCCAGCAGGAGGGGCGCGGGGAGAAGCGcgcagctccagcagcagagcgcaggaggaggagctgggggGCTCCGTCACTGCCGGCGGCCGCTCCTCCTCCCTCGCGGCTCCCGGGTCCCAGCGGCGCATCCGGCCCTTCTCCGCGCCcgcgcctgcctgcccgcctgcccggAGCGCCGCCGGCGAGAGCCAGGAGCGCAGAGGGAGGCTGGAGGGAGCCCCGTCGGGGCGCTGGGCTCCTCCAGCCGCAGCATgtagggccgggccgggccgggctgggctgggcggagCAGGGACGCGGCGACCCCTCCAGAGCTTCGCTGCCCGGTCGGTTCCCGCAGCCTTCCATCCCCGGGAGGCCGGGAGATGGGCGCCCCTGCGGTGCGGAGAGCCGCCGTCTCCAGCAGGACGCGCGCGCGGGGCGCCAGTGGCCCGGCGCTGCTGCCCTCCATGCTCATGTTCGGGGTGATCCTGGCGTCCAGCGGCCTGCTGCTCATGATCGAGAGGGGGATCCTGGCCGAGGTGaagcccccacccctgcaccctTCCCACGGGGGGCTGTCCTGGAGGGGCGCTGGCCAGGCCGGGGCAGTCCCGGGGCACGTAGAGGATGTGGGCCACCAGGTGCTGCAGGACATCCGCAACAGGACCATCCGCACCATGTGCGGGCAGAAGAACGTGCCCCGAAGCCTGTGGGACCTCTCGGCGGGCCAGAGGAGGACAGCGCTCAGGCACATCCTGGTGAGCGACAAGCACCGCTTCCTGTACTGCTACGTCCCCAAGGTGGCCTGCTCCAACTGGAAGCGCATCCTGAAAGTGCTGGACGGGGTGCTGGAGAATGTGGACGTGAAGCTCAAGATGGACCACAAGAGGGACTTGGTCTTCCTCAGTGACCTGAAGCCCGATGAGATCCGCTACAGGCTCCAGCACTACTTCAAGTTCATATTTGTCCGAGACCCCATGGAGAGGCTTTTGTCAGCCTACAGGAACAAGTTTGGAGAGATCAAAGAGTACCAGCTCAGGTATGGGGTGGAAATCGTCAAACGGTATCGGAAAAACCCAGGGAAAACCCTGGGCGACGATGTCACCTTCTCCGAATTTCTCCGGTACCTCTTAGACGAAGAGGTGGAGAGAATGAATGAACACTGGATGCCCATCTACAACTTGTGCCAGCCTTGCGTGGTGAGGTACGATTTCATTGGATCCTATGAAAGACTGAACGAAGATGCCAGTTACGTTCTCGAGCGGGTCCAAGCGCCTCCTTATATACGCTTCCCAGAAAGGCAGGCTTGGTATAAGCCAGTGACTCCTGAAACGTTGCATTATTTTCTCTGCAACACTCCAAAGGGGCTTTTAAAAGAGTTGTTGCCCAAATACATTCTCGATTTCTCTTTGTTTGCCTACCCACTTCCAAATGTCACCAGTGAATTTTGCAGGCAATGAACTTTTCTTAGTCTGTCCTATGCAATTTCCTAATTTTATACTTTTTATTATTAACGCTTTTCGATACAAAATGCCTTGCTGTAGACGTGgcctttatattttttaaaaaaattttaccCTTTATATCAATATGTATATGCGCCGCTGAGTTAAGCTCAATCTTTTTTATCCAGTTGTGAAGTTTTTGTATATTTTAGAAAAAAGCATTTTTGTAGGGTTGCCAAAGTATCAACTGCAGGGCAGTCAAATTTTGGAAAGGAATTCTAATAGCAGCAAGGGATTGAAAATCCTTAGATTTCAATTGTGTGCATGCTTatctgggaagaagccccactaaacacagcTGGCCttatttgtgagtaaacatgcattagaTTTCATTGCACACCTGGAGTATCTGGAGTATGCATCAGGAGTATGTCTCTAACTAACTCTACATCTGGAGTATGTCTCTAACTAACATGTAGGGTCTTGTCATACAAGGCCAGCAATATGAGACATGCTGTACAATATTTTCCTTTCAGTATTTAGACCACAGTGAGAttcattcatcccccccccctttgaattgCTCTTGGCAAagaaatggcccaatcctctgaAACACTTTCAGTAGCAGAACTCCCAGTCCACTGCTGTAAGTGTTGTGGCATCATCAAAGGTGCACCACTGTTGCTGTGCACTTCAGGGCCACCTGTGCAAAATGGCCAGAGACCCCACATGCATGGCAGCGGCTGCCGGACGCTGTACCAGTACAGGTAAGGTTATGGTGGGGCAGTTCAAGGGCAGGGGGGGAGCAGGGGCAAGCAGCTAGGCAAACGGGGGTGTTTTCAAGGTTGGCTCCCAGCAGCAAAAGCACACGCCAGGATGCTATCCCTGTTTCctgcccaacatgccccctgcctctcctcggGCTTTCTTTTCACCTATTTCAGCAAAATAGGTGGAGtaggtcctaggagacccattggcaactaGGCAGCCTATccagaggtaagaaaaaaacattttcttacacaggatgtggtgactgcatctggcctagatgtctttaaaaggagattggacaaatttctggaggaaaaatccattatgggttacaagacatgttgtgtatgtgcaacctcctgatgcaggtctcttgttatcaggtgtgctccctggggcatttggtgggctgctgtgagatacaggaagctggactagatgggcctatgtcctaatccagcgggactgttcttatgttctctcccaggctgtctgatcACCACTACCCCACCACAGCTTACAGTGCGCACTTTGTTGTCAACACTGCGTGCTACCAACtcatggggggataggattgggctgtaaagttgCATTTTATTGTAAACATTTTTGCCCATAGGTAGGAAACAATGGAGGCATAATGTGCAGCCTGCGATTATGGAATGGCAGACATGTTGAGAAGCACCTATCATAGGATCTAGCATTTAAAGTGTCAAGCGGTTGCAATGTGTAGAACACGTCAATAAGGTTGACGCATGTAATGCAGTCATCTCCACTGATACCATCGGCCCGtttgacaattaaaaaaaaggtAGGAAAATGTTTGTGGGTGTGTAATGCTCACTGTTCAGATAAGTTTCATGTACTGTGAACACTCAACAgtggactggggggagggggaaggagtatccattaatgccaaaagtctgttaaatctgaatgcatttatgaCAGTACTCTGGCTGCATGCCAGTCATGTGCAAAACATACATGACTAGTGCTTAAAGAAACAGTCTATTATTTTCAAGTCTGTTAAATCAGGGGTTTAGATAATAGGGTTTGTATTCTTTTTGGTACAGTAGCAAGGAAGCTACCAGGTTATCTTTTTATTTATCCGCCATGGAGGTATATATATTTTGCTTTATTTCCTAAGATATTAAAATTAAGTACTTTTCTTATCTCCAACAGCAAAATTTACCTCAGAGATCAGTATGGCAGTGTAGTTAGAACGCTCAAAAACCTGATCTCCCCAGGGCCTTTTCTAAAGAAAAATGAAGCTTTGATAACTGACACTTATAATGGCATTCTCATAGCTTTGTATTTGACTTCTGTGGTGATTAAACTTGGAAGGTTTAAATGCAAGTGGACAAAATGGTTCCTGGATGTTGATAAAGTATTTACATTTTAATAATAAAGTTGCTCTGTAAACCTTTCTTGGATATGGTGCCTATATGTGGTTTGGAGATGTGAAAAGGGCACAGAATATCTCCTGAAATTTCTTGAGTGCAGATTTTGGTTTTATCCCATTACAACCACCTTCCTTCACCTTCACTCCTTCCTCCCAGCTTCCcacctcccaccttcctcccagctccCTTTATATACTGTGTTTACAGCTACGAAATATTGTCTGTTGGTGCGGCTTGTAAAATTAAAGCAATGCATTGCTTGGTTCTGCTTGCCACTTGCCAGAAATCTCTGTTTGCAGAACGAGTCCTCCACTTGAAATGCCTGCTTTCATATAAGTGAGGCACTGGTGTGGAGGAAGCGGTAGGTAACAATCCCCAGGTTATTTAGCAAGAGCAATTATGTGAGTTGGGAAAACTTGTTCAAGGATTTGGTGCCATCAGTAAACTAATGATACCCAACTCCATCTCTCCTTTCTATCTGGGACCAGGGAGTTAGTGGATGTTCTGAACCAAGGCTTGGTTGAGATAAAGGACTGATTGTAGGTTAATAAATTCaacccaggcaagatggaggtgcTCTTGGTCAGCAGGACATCTGATTTAGGTTTGGATGTACAGCCTGTTCTGGATGGCG
This window contains:
- the CHST14 gene encoding carbohydrate sulfotransferase 14, producing the protein MGAPAVRRAAVSSRTRARGASGPALLPSMLMFGVILASSGLLLMIERGILAEVKPPPLHPSHGGLSWRGAGQAGAVPGHVEDVGHQVLQDIRNRTIRTMCGQKNVPRSLWDLSAGQRRTALRHILVSDKHRFLYCYVPKVACSNWKRILKVLDGVLENVDVKLKMDHKRDLVFLSDLKPDEIRYRLQHYFKFIFVRDPMERLLSAYRNKFGEIKEYQLRYGVEIVKRYRKNPGKTLGDDVTFSEFLRYLLDEEVERMNEHWMPIYNLCQPCVVRYDFIGSYERLNEDASYVLERVQAPPYIRFPERQAWYKPVTPETLHYFLCNTPKGLLKELLPKYILDFSLFAYPLPNVTSEFCRQ